The genomic segment CAACACATCGCCCAAGTGTCCCACTGAGCCCAAAGCCTATCGACTGTAGACCTCCCAGACGGGCTGGAAGGTCACGGCTCGAGCCCCGGGGCCTCTTCCTCGCCTGCACCCTCCTCTAGAGGACACGCAGCTGGGGCCGCGATATGCTACGGCCTCGGACTTCCACCAAACAGTTCTCTGTCCCAGCTCCAGGACAGTAATAGTTCTGTTCTCCATCTAGTGTGTAAAACTCCCCTCCAAACACTATGAGTGATGCTCAGAGTATCCATAAAACTTAGAGACTAATAATTTGACTTTAAATCCTACTTAATGTTTGGTGAGTACCGACTGATGCTGAGGTTGGAGTAGAAGGAGAACTGTGCCACTGTCTGCGGTTTTAAACGCGCATTTTAGCCCACGGCTGCGGTTACGGCTCGCAGGAAGCGGACCGTGCCGGTCAGCAGCGGGCCCGGAGCGGCCGCTGACCCCCGGCCGCATCCCGGCGGCAGCCGGCTACGGGCGCCGAGTCCGCGGCTGCAACACCTGAGCACGCGGAGAACGGTGGCCTCGCGCGCTCTCACTACCcgaagcagcggcggcggcaggtgCAGCGGCACGCTAGGCCGTGCTAAAGGGCTAGCGGCTCACACGAGGGGACAGACAGCGCACAGCTGGGTGTCGCgtggggggaaggggggggggggtgcatgttGACAGCGGCCGCCGCTCGTCGCCGCTCGGTGCGCCCCGGCACCGCAGACAGACGGCGGCTCGGGACGACGGCGCCGCACGCGCCCAACACAATAACAGGAGACTTTGCTGACGTTAAAGGCTTACGTAATTCCAATGACAACTGCCGTCGGAACAATGTAGCCGCTCGATCGCGCCTCGCGCCGCGGCCGTCGACggcgtgcggcggcggcgacgccgCGTTCGCCCGTTTAAATGCCCCGTTCTCCGCTGGAGGGTGACGTCTTTGTAAACAATGGCTGTCAACGCCGCTGTCGTGAGCGGGCTTCAGGCTCCCACCGTGTCCCCACAAACACGACCGCACATTAGCCAAGGCCCGAACGCGCCGTGGCCGCCGCGTCTCACCCCCCCGTTGGTAAGAACCGGTCCCCGTGGGGAGGCGCGCGCGGGGAGCACGGCTGTCTTACCTGTGTAATATGTCGGGGTAAAAACAAAGCCTCCCGGATGCTCAGGCTCGTCCTCTCTCAGCCACTTCACTCAGCCTCACCGCAGCGGTTCTCGGCGCCATTCAACCTGCTCTTTCCCTCAGTATCAGACGTATTTTGGAAACGCACGCCGCTCGCGAAGCCTGTCAAAAGACTACACACGTCCGCTAACgatagtttttaaaaaaagggaaaaagtcAAGGGGATTTCCACACGGGGACTTTCCGTCCACCCATTTTCTTCTCAGTCAAATGTAATTGCGGCTCTCCGCCGCCAGGGGCTCCGACTGTCTGAGTCAATACTGAAAAGCATATCCCACCTACTGTGCACAAAGGAGCGTCactgagggagacagacaggtcgCGTCATAATCTATTTCATGAGACAGCCTTGGAAATAAATCATTAACGTGCAGGAGGACAGTCTCAGCGCATGAGTAAGGAAAGGGAAAGAGCAACTTATCGCATGGCCGTAAGACTGTGGCTTTGTgactgcatgcatgtgtgtgtgtctttatgcgTCTAGGAATGGATGAGTGCGGGTCAAGTTGCAGGTGTTGATTGCATGACGGGAACTTGAGTACATAAGGAAATATGAGTAAATACACAAGTTCACACGTCAACTAAATTCCCTCTTTCACAACATTTATGCACAACCAGGGAAGTTAATCAGAACTCCTGAAAACTGTGTCGCACACTTCAAGCTTTCAGATTTGAATGATCCAAAGTTAAAGgactaaacagtaaaataacgAGTTGTATAATAAACGGCAGAGCCACATTTGGCATCCTACACTTCATACagaagctgcagtttgtgttgcagctgcCACCGCTGCTCTTTTtgctaatgtgtttattttcagtttgcACAATTTGATGTATCCTCAGCTTACAACATTCCAACGTTGCAGAGCGCCTTTGATGTCGTCACACCCCGTACTTTACCCCGGACGCCTGCGCTGACGGGCTTTgctttccttttgcttttctcttcctgATGGAGCGACTCCCACTTCTGTCTCTTGGCCAAGCTGGAAACCACAGTCGCCCTTgtacctgcccccccccacacacacacacgtgtgctgaACCGAAACCCTGGAACACACCTGACCGCGCGGATTCACGAGGCATGAGCTCATCGCCTCAGACTCACCTTTGAACGTTTAAAGCCGACTAAATCTCGGTGTTGAGCAGTGCCATAAGCTGCACGTCGCCGCTACGGAGTGCGTTTACACTTGGAGAATCACCGGACGCTGCTTGAACTGCGCGTCCACAGCTGGCGGCGCTGCGCCAAATAACGCCACCCTCGTACGGGTCCTCGCTGGATCACATGCTGGATTAGTCACAGATACGGCACCGCGGCCAGCGCTGGTTGTGGAAGTGATAAAAGCCTAACGCCACAGTCATCAGCACATGGAAAGCCCCAGAGGAGAACATGCCTACAGTCACCACACAGCAGGTGGTCCCATATGAGCTGGCCTCCGTGTTCCTGACTGTCCAGCGCTTTAATATTCACAGGGCGATCAGACTAAAATCAACCCCCAGCCTGTTTCTGATTAAGGCTGTTTCAGGTTTAATTGTCAGATCCACACACTTTACAGGAAGAAGTCACACTTTCATTCTGCTGTGCTGGTGCTGTGTATTTCCTGGAAAGATTGAAATAATACCTCACATCCTAACTTCAAACTTGACCAGCTGCAACAACAGAATTCATTATTTGATTCATTTCTTGATgagacatttttaatatttgctcagtgatatttttttatcttaacAAGAaggtattttacagtttaatgtgATCTTAATGAAAGTTTACCTTCCACACAGGCTGCCAGACATCGTGTGTGACCTCCTCATGTTGCATTAATGACTTTAGACCCACCCCGTAACAGGAGCTTCACAGCTACCAGTGGACCCACATTAAAGTATGTTTACATTTCTGAAGCTTGCAGCGAATCACTTTACATCATGATATTAAGAGCACAGTACAACCCGCCTCTGTTTAAAGaagcccagtccagtccagcaCATTTACATGACTATCTACTGGTACTTTACATTATCCACGAGCCTTATAACGATTACCTACATCCGCTCTCCGGAGTCATTCGGCTCTCGTGTTCTGACAGTGTGGCCAGTCCCTCAGAGTGACTTCTGAACCCAGATCGTTCCATCAGAGCCCCAAAAGCCTAGGGGCCCCGTCCTAGTATGAGCTGGCAGAACAGTGGGGAGAACCCTGGGGAGAACTGCTAAGGGGAACATCTCAATGTTCTTCTGGCACTTCGGCTCTGTGGAAAGCACCTCGGGGGCGGATCGAAACCAGCCCTCAGCTCAGAATCAATTGACGCCGCTCCGTGTAGGGGTTAAAGGTGACAGCGCCACATTGTTTAATTGTCCCATATCATATTTGGGGTGGGAAAACTACTCGACACACACCCCTAAAAGaatcaggtggagcaggcctGAGAATCATGTGCACTTTATCAGATGGAGTTTAtacgagcagcagctcattattGGATCGAGCCTGACCTCTGGTGGCATCTATGCAGAAATGCACATACACGAGTGAGTCAGGCTCAGACTGTGCAGTCATTTGCAGAGTAATAATATTCAGTTTATCATAATAAAAAATCTGACTTCTTCCACCGCATGGGAAATGGTTTCCACCTCCAGTGAAGTCTTAGCTCAGTAAAACTTCCAGCTGTGCATCTTAATCTAATGGGACCTGAACTTATTACTGTAACTGCCCTGAATGAGTTTTCACATCATACGTCTGGACTCAAACAGAGAGGTGCCTGAGGTAAAACATGCTCGAACATGTAAATCCATGCGATAGATTGTAAAAATGAGCCTGAACATCACCGTGGTGCGTGTATTTAATGGCCCTGTGCTTTCTCTGACTTCTTAGAGCAGAGGCGCTGGTTCGAGTTCTCGCCCGCGTGTTTTCCAGGGTGTGTCCCGTTGGGCGTGCGCCCGCCACAGTCAGCCGTGACTCATGTGTGCAGACCTGGTATTTATCAGCTGTGCTCGTTCCCGTGTGCACGGCGACAAACACACGTGGGACACGCGATGCAGGCTACACAAACCACCAGCAATGaaacagtctgagcagagacctCTCAAATGGAAAACAGCTCTTTATTGCATCAAAAATACAGACAACCAAAACTATTCACTCTGTACGACAGCAGAAAGTTCCAGAATGACTTCACTCTTGGATTATTCAATTCGATAGATACACGATTTAAAACTCGTTAGAAGAAAAAAATGGTTTGTGTTATTTCACATCACCTTCTTTAGACGGACTCTTCGTGGTGAATCCGACTTGTTCGGGCATGATTTTGTTCTGAACTGAAATCGACCGGTGAATGGGAACGAGTGCAAAAAACCCGTCTGACGGGAAAGTCGAGAATTCACCAACACAACAGTGAAGAAGAGAAGGGCGGCGTTTCACAAAACCGAACACATCGCACAACGCTGTGAGGTCGACTGGTCCTGAAGTGTGGAACGAGGCCGTTTCCTTTTCCGTCAGTGGGACACACTGCGTCCTCACCGCGGCAGATCCGTTTGGATCGTTCTCTAACCAGGCTGGTATTTGTGCAGTTGGACCCACGGCACCGTCAGAATGATCACATTATAAAAAGCCTAAGTCACAAAGTAGAAAATGTCTCAGGTCTAAATGCAAATAGGTTTTTAGGTTTGCAGATTAAATCCACCACCAACCATGACGATGGTCACAGTGTATTAGTTATATGTTCAGAACAGACAAAAGCACAGCACTGAGCTCTCCCACAGCTTAAACCCTTTGGTACTGACTAATTACAAGcatgtaaaaacagcaacagctaataaaaatatacaaagtGATGCGAAATCAACTCAAACTACATTTACAGCTTTTATCCACAGAATGAAGAGGAAGTAAGAAACGTTCAGTGAACACTCGGGACTGAACCTATGACGATTCTTAAAATTCTACGTCACACAAAACGACGTCCCAGAAGTTAAGTGCACTTACGTGGTCCTGATAAGAAACTACAGATAAAATGTGGAATATGTTTTACAGGAAGTGGAAAAGACCAGAACCCGATTTAGGATGCTGACCTTGGAAACAATCAAAACGGGTCCGATCAGAGGCCACGGTCTCCCCGCGTCTGGAGGAGGACGTGTCGCTGACCAACAAACGCAACGCAACAGACAAGGACTTTGAGGATATGTTCAGCGGCAGCGTGATGGGggagagcggcggcgccggggcgGCGCTCAGGCGTGGGTGTAGATGTACTTCGTCTTGGCGATGCCGCTCAGCTCGTCCTCGTAGTTGGGGAGGCAGCAGAAGAGGACGCCGCAGCCGATGCAGAGGATGGTGGCGCCCCAGCCGAAGCCGTAGGCCCAGGTGTAGTAGTAGTGGCCCTCGAAGATCAGCTCGTTGAACTTGACGGGGTAGAGGATGAGGGCGATGATCTGGACGACCACTGCAGGGAGACACAGGGGGTCAGCGTGGCGGCGAGAGGGAGTCACAGCCGGACGCCCACGAGCGCGTCCGCGCCGCCGCGTCAGCGCCGCCGCGTCAGCCGGCCGCGGTTCTGATCGGGACAGGTGTGACGGTGCCCTGGAGCCAAGGTGGGACGAGGGCGTGAAGGCAAAACTCCTCACTCATGACTCAACGTGAAGTTAACGCTCATTAATAAATTCTTTTAATGTTGTCATCTGTTTCTCTGTAttgattctgtgtgttttcctcctgttgATACTTCAGTCAGTCAGAATAAGGTGAGAGCGTCATGAGTCACTCCTCCGTTGCTACAACAAACCAACCGGCCGACGAGCGGCTGTTTTCTCAGACTCGGCGTGACGCGACTCGGCCTCAGGAACAGACGAAAGCAGCTGTTCCGCGGCGCCATCGCAGACGGCCCCCCCACGTCTGGATCGTGTTCTACCGTCCACTCCCTTTCTCCTTCTCGCCTATTTCTCATCATCACTCCCACAAAGAAAGGGCTAAATTTACCGTACAGTTACTGCAATGCCCtgttaacctttgaccttttgacttCTACAACAAACGTGCCTTAAAGGAACATTGGTGTTGTACTTCATTTTAAATCTCATCATTTGGCTTCTTCTGgtcgtgatgatgatgatgataaatagTCAAACTACTACtcaaaatgacattaaaaagtTTTGGTATAGTTTAAATATTGTGGGTGAATCATAGCAGTTACATCATTTAATAAATAGATTCATtaccttttaaatattttatatcacATAACTACATTATTTAATAACATTGTGCGTGCAGATCAGTAGCATCTACAGAGATATTAACAGCgtggctgcagctgcgctgAACTCACTGACTCCATCGCAGTTACAGGCGTGTGAGCGTCTTACCGACGATGAACAGCAGTCCTCCTATGACGGGCATCAGCCCGATGTTGAGCGAGCCGCACAGGCCCACGCAGGCGAGGATGAaggcgatgaggaggaggatgaggccgATGAGCATGAGAGCAGCCACCGCCTGGGCCCAACCTGCGGGTCAGAAGCAACCAACGCGGGGATTAGACAGGAAACACGAGCACGAGGTCAACATGGCTGTTCGCGTACGCGGGTCGGCCGTTATGACTGGATGATGTCGTTCTAGGTGTGAATCCCCTGTTTCGTGTGTGTGGCCtcagtcactgctgcagccCTAATGAGCTGTCGCTGCCTCACCACTCGCACCGCGACCTCGCGACGCAGGccagaggtcaaagttcaggaGGAGtgaaccacacacacccaccacagcccacacacactttcactcaCGTCCTCTATAATTAAGAGCTTAACCTTCAGCACTGGAGGTTGTGCATTTATAAACAGCTGACAGATCATTAGCTTTAAATCTGTATAATAACTCTGGGGTTGTTCACCTGCAACAGAGACGCTTCCTCTGAATGAAGCACGATGCAAAAACGTAGGTGGGACTTCATGACTGTGTCGGTTCCTCCCAACGCCCTGTTACTGTATCAGTCGACACCCGGGTTTATTCACCgcgtgcatgagtgtgtgtgtgtgtgtgttgtaataaTGTCCTGCCTCAGCCGAGGCGCGTCTCACCAGTCGGACAGGTCCCGTCCTCCTTCGCACTAATAACAGTCATGCTAAGAGCCGCTCACGCCCACTGACAGTGTGCAGCATCTGATGTGAAGCGGCCGTCGATTTCTCCAAACGGAAAACTTTCTCCTGAGTGTAAAGTGTGGTAGTGTCGTGTTGTGAGTCTGCACAAAAGCAAAGGACTGGAGCGAAACCAGCGCTCGCTGAGAAACTCCAGCCCCCTCTCTGTTTGCCTTCACTGCCTCCCAGATGAGATAAGAGCAGCGATGGACTCACACATGCTGGAGTTTAAAACCAATCTACACGTTAGAACGCTAGGGATCATCCAGCTGAAGGTGGAGCAGGATTATATCTGCCTccacaatataaaaacaaacacggaACGCGTCGTAGCGCTGTGGTTGTGACAGTGATAAAGCATCAGCTGCACTCTGGTGAACTGGAGATATTTGAACTGATATAAACCAGCGGACGTGAACGTTTTCAGGTCACTTTAGGTGAAAGTCAGTCCACTTTGATGAAAATGTAGATATAATAGATAAAACAGAGAAAGTGGGTGACCCGTTTATTAAACTACAGCTAAACTTTTTCCTGCTGTGAACCACAGCTTCGCTCCGTCGTACTCTTGTATCGCGTCTGTTTGTCGTCTCTGTTTTGAATTCGGGGAATGTTGGGTGTGGACCGGCCCCAGACTGTCACAGTCATCGAAATCTGAGCGCTTCACTTCAGGGTGAACTCAGGTTGTGCTCAATGAAGAAGTGATGGTATTTTATCACGCGGATCACACTTCATAGAGAACAGGCTGTCTCCAAAACACTGTCGAACtacttttcacatttcacagcgCCATTTCAGGTCCTTGATTCCTTCTAATTATGATTCATCCACTTtccatttgttttgctgttcaTGACCAGACAGGAACCTGCTTCTTCTTGTTCTCAGGAAGGCAGCGTTTCCGCAGCCAAGTGAGGATCCGCCTATGACCATCTTTGTGTTTAATCCCACGTCCCTTCTAAGATCTGGGCTCCACAGAGTCCTGTCCCACGACCTACAGTCACCGAATGAACCTCTGGGGACGTGTGTGCGCTTCACGGCTGTGCAGGTCACAGTGTGCGTCCATAGCTACAGCACAAGGTGACTGCGGGTGTGGAACGACACGAACGCAGGCTGCGGAGGCGAGCGCGACCGCAGGTCTGCTGGTTCCAACAGCTCCCTCCGTGCATCACAAAGCACCTGGAGCAGCGCCTGGTTTCCAGCCAGCGTTGACACGGGCCCTCCGCCATCTCCGCCGCTCCACCATCTGCTTGACAGGGTTTCATGGGGCGTCGCAGTGAAGCAGCCTGAGGAGACGGAACCGCAAACACTGGGCCGCGAAGGCGAACTGTGGAATGTGTTTCCACaagcggagctgctgcagacgtttCGCACCCCCACTATAATAAGACGGAGAATCCACGACTGCACTCAAACACACGCACTGGTGGCAGCAGAGCTACAGTGTTACTGGATCGTCCACCTGTGGCTTCTTTGGAGCTTCCAAACCTGCCGCTGCTACACAAACACCCTCGACTTTGAAAGGGATTAAAGGAGACGG from the Betta splendens chromosome 15, fBetSpl5.4, whole genome shotgun sequence genome contains:
- the perp gene encoding p53 apoptosis effector related to PMP-22, producing MFRCGISYPRCRWIVPLLVLFAIIFDIVAIAASSGWVEDEDARSHYASMWDQCRGRDDNWECKSLMEYSWAQAVAALMLIGLILLLIAFILACVGLCGSLNIGLMPVIGGLLFIVVVVQIIALILYPVKFNELIFEGHYYYTWAYGFGWGATILCIGCGVLFCCLPNYEDELSGIAKTKYIYTHA